In a single window of the Amycolatopsis sp. cg5 genome:
- a CDS encoding ThuA domain-containing protein, with protein MGRQVSRRWLRRRSIAALAVGAVVTAGAPLTITPVAQAAPAANVPVNVLVFAGAAADQKDPVVRAADAIASLGQANGITVTSSSDPGVFTPGNLAKFRGVVFLSAQGVTLSRDQETALQGYMKAGGGFLGLSDAARAQDGSQWFTGLIGARPVGARPTPEAVASVTASAENPPNETKEKLADNNENTKWLAFQSTGWAAYKMAAPVAVSSYALVSANDAPGRDPKNWTLQGSNDGSAWTDLDTRTNEVFGERFQTRTFTFTNTTVYSNYRLNITANSGENIVQLADLKLFKDNSTTPPPPEPAPQAAVVDVLDGAHPATAGLPKNWTRTDRWLNWETNPVGTVHTVAQVEEKTYTPGTGANGPFHPVSWCRDYDGGRSFYSSMGRTEASYGDTQFRNHVLGALRWTTGMVRGDCKAGIASNYKVERLTAKNQPGQMDQIGEPHGLTIAPNGRVFYIGRAACPTGPIVSWDDPNVGLGCGTIHQWDPVTKQPKLLTTLKVMGNRGSGDELVKNEEGLLGLVLDPKFSENGWMYAYWMPHESIDRDKRVGKRTISRFTYDLTKQTLDQATRKDLMSWDVQIHSCCHAGGGMAFDKDGNLYVGSGDNNSSQGSNGYSGNNWTLEYKGLSFQDARRTAGNTNDYGGKILRIHPEANGTYTIPPGNLFPVGTSPADKTKPEIYVMGVRNISRLQIDPVTNWLTAAWVGPDAPSPSPELGPAKYETATIITEAGNHGWPYCMGNRQPYRDRSSSNAAELTGWYDCNNPVNTSPRNTGLVNLPPVKDNMIWYSPDGGGPVFPNRPNSSIPTYNAADATYTEPYLRGGSQAVMSGPTYHRNLVNTNSGVAWPSYWDNKWLIGDQSNSQNRIAVTVDPNGVPTHQPPVFAETLRQILPGGGGDTKLQSWMDAKFGPDGALYVLDYGSGFFTLQENQKLLKISYIGGAATPATTASSTMVQNKPLMASFTGSKSGGVSYRWEFGDGSVSTQADPKHTYPRTGIYTAKLTVTYADGEAVTTRSSINVGCLTADPGVTVTFGDTDTTVGNHLAGGGCRVDDLIDDESTWSSHAGFVNHVEQVTESLVDLGVINAAESDKLNAAAAASPIGKAGTTGYDAIFDGTAESFRNWAQAPSGQFAIQPDGSLRPSGGLGMLWYAKQQYGDFSVKLQFKDIAPGDGRANSGVFTRFPDPRTPLAQRPPGSCGTVGSARTSEAWVAIYCGHEIQIYDGETGEPQKTGSIYNFDPQPLSAAGARPKGTWNDYEVKVVGQHYTIIRNGAVINEFDNTPGKQSSRAGDPPTDLRQFLTGYIGLQNHGDNDLVEFRNIRVRQL; from the coding sequence ATGGGGCGACAAGTATCCAGACGCTGGTTGAGGCGGCGATCGATAGCCGCACTCGCGGTCGGCGCCGTCGTCACGGCTGGCGCGCCGCTGACGATCACGCCGGTCGCGCAGGCGGCACCCGCCGCGAACGTGCCGGTCAACGTGCTGGTGTTCGCCGGCGCGGCGGCCGATCAGAAGGACCCGGTCGTCCGCGCGGCCGACGCGATCGCGAGCCTGGGGCAGGCCAACGGGATCACCGTCACGTCCTCTTCGGACCCAGGCGTGTTCACCCCGGGCAACCTGGCGAAGTTCCGCGGTGTCGTTTTCCTTTCGGCACAAGGTGTCACGCTCAGCCGTGACCAGGAAACCGCGCTGCAGGGCTACATGAAGGCGGGTGGCGGCTTCCTCGGCCTGTCCGACGCGGCCCGCGCGCAGGACGGCTCGCAGTGGTTCACCGGCCTGATCGGCGCCCGCCCGGTCGGCGCGCGGCCCACCCCCGAGGCCGTCGCGTCGGTCACCGCGAGCGCGGAGAATCCGCCGAACGAGACCAAGGAAAAGCTCGCCGACAACAACGAGAACACCAAGTGGCTGGCCTTCCAGAGCACCGGCTGGGCCGCGTACAAGATGGCCGCGCCGGTCGCGGTGAGCAGCTACGCGCTCGTCTCCGCGAACGACGCTCCCGGCCGCGACCCGAAGAACTGGACGCTGCAGGGTTCGAACGACGGCAGCGCTTGGACCGACCTCGACACCCGCACCAACGAGGTGTTCGGCGAGCGGTTCCAGACCAGGACGTTCACCTTCACCAACACCACGGTGTACTCGAACTACCGCCTGAACATCACCGCCAACTCGGGCGAGAACATCGTCCAGCTCGCGGACCTCAAGCTGTTCAAGGACAACTCGACCACCCCGCCGCCGCCCGAGCCCGCGCCGCAGGCGGCCGTGGTCGACGTGCTCGACGGCGCGCACCCGGCCACCGCGGGCCTGCCGAAGAACTGGACCCGCACCGACCGCTGGCTGAACTGGGAGACCAACCCGGTCGGCACCGTGCACACGGTCGCGCAGGTCGAGGAGAAGACCTACACCCCCGGCACCGGCGCGAACGGTCCGTTCCACCCGGTTTCGTGGTGCCGTGACTACGACGGCGGCCGGTCCTTCTACAGCAGCATGGGCCGCACCGAAGCCAGCTACGGCGACACCCAGTTCCGCAACCACGTGCTCGGCGCGCTGCGCTGGACCACGGGCATGGTCCGCGGCGACTGCAAGGCGGGCATCGCGTCGAACTACAAGGTCGAGCGCCTGACCGCGAAGAACCAGCCTGGCCAGATGGACCAGATCGGCGAGCCGCACGGGCTCACGATCGCGCCCAACGGCCGGGTGTTCTACATCGGCCGCGCGGCCTGCCCGACCGGTCCGATCGTCAGCTGGGACGACCCGAACGTCGGCCTCGGCTGCGGCACGATCCACCAGTGGGACCCGGTCACGAAGCAGCCCAAACTGCTGACCACGTTGAAGGTCATGGGTAACCGTGGCTCCGGAGACGAGCTGGTCAAGAACGAAGAGGGCCTGCTCGGTCTCGTGCTGGACCCGAAGTTCAGCGAGAACGGCTGGATGTACGCCTACTGGATGCCGCACGAGTCGATCGACCGTGACAAGCGCGTCGGCAAGCGGACGATCTCGCGGTTCACCTACGACCTGACGAAGCAGACGCTGGACCAGGCGACCCGCAAGGACCTGATGTCGTGGGACGTCCAGATCCACAGCTGCTGCCACGCCGGTGGTGGCATGGCGTTCGACAAGGACGGCAATCTCTACGTCGGTTCCGGTGACAACAACTCGTCGCAGGGCTCGAACGGCTACTCGGGCAACAACTGGACGTTGGAGTACAAGGGACTGTCCTTCCAGGACGCTCGCCGCACGGCCGGTAACACCAACGACTACGGCGGCAAGATCCTCCGCATCCACCCGGAGGCGAACGGCACGTACACGATCCCGCCGGGAAACCTGTTCCCCGTGGGCACTTCACCGGCCGACAAGACCAAGCCGGAGATCTACGTGATGGGCGTGCGCAACATCTCGCGCCTGCAGATCGACCCGGTGACGAACTGGCTCACCGCCGCGTGGGTCGGGCCGGACGCGCCGTCACCGAGCCCGGAGCTCGGCCCGGCGAAGTACGAGACGGCCACGATCATCACCGAAGCCGGAAACCACGGCTGGCCGTACTGCATGGGTAACCGGCAGCCGTACCGCGACCGCAGCTCCAGCAACGCGGCGGAGCTGACCGGCTGGTACGACTGCAACAACCCGGTCAACACGTCCCCGCGCAACACCGGCCTGGTGAACCTGCCGCCGGTGAAGGACAACATGATCTGGTACTCGCCGGACGGCGGCGGGCCGGTGTTCCCCAACCGTCCCAACAGTTCCATCCCGACGTACAACGCGGCGGACGCCACGTACACCGAGCCGTACCTGCGTGGCGGCAGCCAGGCGGTCATGTCCGGCCCGACGTACCACCGCAACCTGGTGAACACCAACAGCGGCGTCGCCTGGCCGTCCTATTGGGACAACAAGTGGCTCATCGGTGACCAGAGCAACTCGCAGAATCGCATCGCGGTGACCGTCGACCCGAACGGCGTGCCCACGCACCAGCCGCCGGTGTTCGCCGAGACACTGCGGCAGATCCTGCCCGGCGGCGGCGGTGACACGAAGCTGCAGAGCTGGATGGACGCCAAGTTCGGGCCGGACGGCGCGCTGTACGTGCTCGACTACGGCAGCGGTTTCTTCACCCTGCAGGAGAATCAGAAACTGCTGAAGATCAGCTACATCGGCGGCGCGGCGACCCCGGCCACCACTGCGTCGTCGACGATGGTGCAGAACAAGCCGCTGATGGCGTCGTTCACCGGCTCGAAGTCCGGTGGCGTCTCGTACCGGTGGGAGTTCGGCGACGGCTCGGTGTCCACTCAGGCCGATCCGAAGCACACCTACCCGCGCACCGGGATCTACACCGCGAAGCTGACCGTGACCTACGCGGACGGCGAAGCGGTGACGACGCGGAGTTCGATCAACGTCGGCTGCCTGACAGCGGATCCGGGTGTCACGGTGACCTTCGGGGACACCGACACGACGGTGGGCAACCATCTCGCGGGTGGCGGCTGCCGGGTCGACGACCTGATCGACGACGAGAGCACGTGGTCTTCGCACGCCGGGTTCGTCAATCACGTCGAGCAGGTCACGGAGTCCCTTGTGGACCTCGGCGTGATCAACGCGGCGGAGTCCGACAAGCTCAACGCGGCGGCCGCGGCCTCACCGATCGGCAAGGCCGGAACCACCGGCTACGACGCGATCTTCGACGGCACGGCAGAGTCGTTCCGCAACTGGGCGCAGGCACCGTCGGGTCAGTTCGCCATTCAGCCGGACGGGTCACTGCGGCCATCCGGCGGGCTGGGCATGCTCTGGTACGCCAAGCAGCAGTACGGCGACTTCTCGGTGAAACTCCAGTTCAAGGACATCGCGCCGGGTGACGGCCGCGCCAACAGCGGCGTGTTCACCCGGTTCCCCGACCCGAGGACCCCGCTGGCGCAGCGCCCGCCGGGCAGCTGCGGGACGGTCGGCTCGGCACGCACCTCGGAGGCGTGGGTGGCGATCTACTGTGGACACGAGATCCAGATCTACGACGGTGAGACCGGCGAGCCGCAGAAGACGGGGTCGATCTACAACTTCGACCCGCAACCGCTTTCCGCGGCGGGCGCCAGGCCGAAGGGCACCTGGAACGACTACGAGGTCAAGGTCGTCGGGCAGCACTACACGATCATCCGCAACGGCGCGGTGATCAACGAGTTCGACAACACACCCGGCAAGCAGTCCTCGCGTGCCGGTGACCCGCCGACGGATCTGCGGCAGTTCCTGACCGGCTACATCGGTCTGCAGAACCACGGTGACAACGATCTGGTCGAGTTCCGCAACATACGCGTGCGACAGCTGTAG
- a CDS encoding OmpL47-type beta-barrel domain-containing protein has protein sequence MVRKAFAALGAVLITLGLLATPASARLLPIAPAQTLTWTANNSVTAYASAPSTAEAGETTIVFENSEATGNTSGMSHTLTFDTSTEGYNHNVTTNIVANPFDPTNGRHEVTVTLLPGKYRYFCAFPGHETMTGVLIVTDGGSPDTTPPTVNASVTGQKDPQGNYLKSATVALTATDAQSGVDKVEYKLDSGAWTAYTAPVAVSTLGAHMVHYRATDKAGNASPEGMSSFTIVDGPAEDKTPPTVTAALTGQRDPQGNYLDVATVSLTATDSESGVASVEYQLDGGAWTAYTAAVAVNTAGMHMFHYRATDKAGNVSPEGMSHFTVVKSDTTAPVASATVDGTKDGDGNYIGKATVTVAATDAGSGVGAIEYKVDGGAWTAYAAPFPVSTAGAHTVTYRATDKAGNVSPEGTVTFTVVAGSDTTAPTVSAALIGDQDANWSYVGKATLTLSAADSGSGVASIEYKLDSGLWTVYTAPVVVSTLGSHVVKYRATDVAGNVAAEQSGAFKVVQIGPRPDACPDSDVRDTVIIGDIDSQVENIDTGNGCTINDIIDENAEYASHDSFVRHVKAVTAELVDNGVLASSDRGRIVMAALESSVGGPPSSLPDSARRNLA, from the coding sequence ATGGTAAGAAAAGCTTTCGCCGCGCTGGGCGCGGTGCTGATCACGTTAGGGCTGCTGGCGACGCCGGCGTCGGCCAGGCTGTTGCCGATCGCCCCGGCACAGACGCTCACCTGGACCGCGAACAACAGCGTCACCGCGTACGCGTCCGCGCCGTCGACGGCCGAAGCGGGTGAGACCACGATCGTCTTCGAGAACAGCGAGGCGACCGGCAACACCTCCGGGATGTCGCACACGCTGACCTTCGACACCTCGACCGAGGGCTACAACCACAACGTCACGACGAACATCGTCGCGAACCCGTTCGACCCGACGAACGGCCGCCACGAGGTCACCGTGACCCTGCTTCCCGGAAAGTACCGGTACTTCTGCGCTTTCCCCGGTCACGAGACGATGACCGGTGTGCTGATCGTCACCGACGGCGGCAGCCCCGACACCACCCCGCCGACGGTCAACGCCTCGGTCACCGGCCAGAAGGACCCGCAGGGCAACTACCTCAAGTCGGCCACCGTCGCGCTGACCGCGACGGATGCTCAGTCCGGTGTGGACAAGGTCGAGTACAAGCTGGACAGTGGCGCGTGGACGGCGTACACCGCGCCGGTCGCGGTCTCGACGCTCGGCGCCCACATGGTCCACTACCGCGCCACGGACAAGGCGGGCAACGCCTCCCCGGAAGGCATGTCGTCGTTCACGATCGTCGACGGCCCAGCAGAGGACAAGACCCCGCCGACGGTGACCGCCGCGCTGACAGGGCAGCGGGACCCACAGGGAAATTACCTCGACGTCGCAACGGTTTCGCTGACCGCCACGGACTCGGAGTCCGGTGTGGCGTCCGTCGAATACCAGCTCGACGGCGGCGCTTGGACCGCGTACACGGCCGCGGTCGCGGTGAACACCGCGGGCATGCACATGTTCCACTACCGCGCGACCGACAAGGCGGGCAACGTCTCGCCGGAGGGCATGTCCCACTTCACGGTCGTGAAGAGCGACACGACCGCGCCCGTCGCTTCGGCGACGGTCGACGGCACGAAGGACGGCGACGGCAACTACATCGGCAAGGCCACGGTCACGGTGGCCGCCACCGACGCGGGCTCCGGCGTCGGCGCCATCGAGTACAAAGTGGACGGCGGCGCATGGACCGCTTACGCCGCACCGTTCCCGGTGAGCACGGCGGGCGCGCACACGGTCACCTACCGCGCGACCGACAAGGCGGGCAACGTCTCGCCGGAGGGCACGGTCACCTTCACCGTGGTCGCGGGCAGCGACACCACCGCGCCTACCGTGTCGGCCGCGCTGATCGGCGACCAGGATGCCAACTGGTCCTATGTGGGCAAGGCGACTTTGACTTTGTCGGCCGCCGACTCGGGTTCCGGCGTCGCGTCGATCGAGTACAAGTTGGACAGTGGTTTGTGGACTGTCTACACGGCGCCTGTGGTGGTTTCGACGCTGGGCTCGCACGTGGTGAAGTACCGCGCGACCGATGTCGCGGGCAATGTCGCGGCCGAGCAGTCGGGCGCGTTCAAGGTGGTCCAGATCGGGCCGAGGCCGGACGCCTGCCCCGACTCGGACGTCCGCGACACGGTCATCATCGGCGACATCGACAGCCAGGTCGAGAACATCGACACCGGCAACGGCTGCACGATCAACGACATCATCGACGAGAACGCCGAATACGCGTCGCACGACAGCTTCGTCCGGCACGTCAAGGCGGTCACGGCCGAGCTGGTCGACAACGGCGTCCTCGCCTCCAGCGACCGCGGCCGCATCGTCATGGCCGCGCTCGAGTCCAGCGTCGGCGGCCCCCCGTCCTCACTCCCGGACTCGGCCCGCCGCAACCTCGCCTAA
- a CDS encoding CDP-alcohol phosphatidyltransferase family protein, whose protein sequence is MVTLQHNTAPAVEEQGAWAGLQVLLLGVLGATAGLGTAGWLAGLAYGLATWVLLSAAMDRSGTRSLGPADRVTLARGVLVGAVTALVAQRSDATSVLVTFTAVALALDFVDGQVARRTGTASALGARFDMEVDAFLILVLSVHVAFAHGPWVLAIGAMRYVFVAASWALPWLTGDLRPSYARKTVAALQGILLVVAASGLFPHAGYLAGLALALLTWSFGRDVVSLWRSRMVFKSTAVEGCSRV, encoded by the coding sequence ATGGTCACACTTCAGCACAACACGGCACCCGCCGTTGAGGAGCAGGGCGCCTGGGCCGGCCTGCAGGTCCTCCTGCTGGGCGTGCTCGGCGCGACGGCCGGGCTGGGCACGGCGGGCTGGCTCGCCGGGCTCGCGTACGGGCTCGCCACCTGGGTCCTCCTCAGCGCCGCGATGGACCGGTCGGGCACCCGCTCGCTGGGACCGGCCGACCGGGTCACCCTCGCACGGGGCGTGCTCGTCGGCGCGGTGACGGCACTGGTGGCGCAGCGTTCGGACGCGACCTCGGTGCTCGTCACGTTCACCGCGGTGGCGCTGGCGCTCGATTTCGTCGACGGCCAGGTCGCGCGGCGCACGGGCACGGCTTCGGCGCTGGGCGCGCGGTTCGACATGGAGGTCGACGCGTTCCTGATCCTGGTGCTGAGCGTGCACGTCGCGTTCGCGCACGGGCCGTGGGTGCTGGCGATCGGCGCGATGCGGTACGTGTTCGTGGCGGCGTCGTGGGCGCTGCCGTGGCTCACCGGCGACCTCCGGCCCAGCTACGCGCGCAAGACAGTGGCGGCGCTGCAAGGAATTCTCCTGGTCGTGGCGGCGTCGGGGCTTTTCCCGCACGCCGGGTACCTGGCCGGGCTCGCGCTCGCGCTGCTCACGTGGTCGTTCGGCCGCGATGTGGTCTCACTCTGGCGTTCTCGCATGGTGTTCAAGTCAACCGCGGTGGAAGGATGTTCCCGTGTCTGA
- a CDS encoding 1-aminocyclopropane-1-carboxylate deaminase/D-cysteine desulfhydrase, with the protein MEDLAGLRLPSPLVELEDERVARHGVRVWLKRDDLIHPEFPGNKWRKLKYNVAAARERGASTLVTFGGAYSNHIRAVAAAGRHFGFETVGVIRGEKHEPLNESLAYAERNGMRLKYVDRETYRRKDTLEFGDAYVIPEGGANAAGVRGCREIVSEIDVAFDVLCCACGTGSTLAGVANGLAEHQRALGFAVLKGAEFLYDDVKGLQEAAFGESTGNWSIELDFHFGGYAKRKPELDEFIRGFEPVALDWVYEAKMMYGLYALLDSGRFERGTTLVALIAQGHAMSANGIRRRP; encoded by the coding sequence GTGGAGGATTTGGCCGGGCTGAGGCTGCCGTCGCCGCTGGTCGAGCTTGAGGACGAGCGGGTGGCCAGGCATGGGGTCCGGGTCTGGCTGAAGCGGGATGACCTGATCCACCCGGAGTTCCCGGGCAACAAGTGGCGCAAGCTCAAGTACAACGTCGCCGCGGCGCGGGAACGAGGTGCGTCGACGCTGGTGACGTTCGGCGGCGCGTATTCGAACCACATCCGGGCGGTGGCCGCGGCCGGGCGGCACTTCGGGTTCGAGACGGTCGGGGTCATCCGGGGCGAGAAGCACGAGCCGCTCAACGAGTCGCTGGCCTACGCCGAGCGCAACGGCATGCGCCTCAAGTACGTCGACCGCGAGACCTACCGCCGGAAGGACACGCTCGAGTTCGGCGACGCCTACGTGATCCCCGAGGGCGGGGCCAACGCGGCGGGAGTTCGAGGCTGCCGGGAAATCGTCAGCGAGATCGACGTCGCGTTCGATGTGCTGTGTTGCGCCTGCGGGACCGGCAGCACACTGGCCGGGGTGGCGAACGGGCTCGCCGAGCACCAGCGAGCGCTGGGTTTCGCCGTGCTCAAAGGGGCCGAGTTCCTTTACGACGACGTAAAAGGGCTTCAGGAAGCGGCGTTCGGTGAAAGCACCGGAAACTGGTCGATCGAACTCGATTTCCATTTCGGCGGGTACGCCAAGCGAAAGCCCGAGCTGGACGAGTTCATCCGGGGCTTCGAGCCTGTCGCGCTTGACTGGGTTTACGAGGCCAAGATGATGTACGGGCTTTACGCGCTACTGGACAGCGGGCGGTTCGAGCGCGGGACCACCCTGGTCGCGCTCATCGCGCAGGGGCACGCGATGAGCGCGAACGGGATCAGGCGGCGTCCGTGA
- a CDS encoding RibD family protein — translation MTRPYVLLSIAVSVDGHIDDLSAVRFPLSNAEDFDCVDQIRAESGAILIGAETVRTDNPRLLVNCAERRSDRVASGRPEYPVKVTVTRSGALGRDLKFWHCGGRKLVYTTDSGQRQLDLRDLADVVSLGESVDFGALLDDLGARGVDRLMVEGGASIHTAFLAAGLADEVRMAVAPMLIGQAAAPRFLQPAAFPGGPARRFHLEDVVKLGDVAVLRYFPKITSG, via the coding sequence GTGACTCGTCCGTATGTGCTTCTCAGCATCGCCGTCAGTGTCGACGGCCATATCGACGACCTGAGCGCGGTCCGGTTCCCGCTGTCCAACGCCGAGGATTTCGATTGTGTCGACCAGATCCGCGCCGAATCGGGTGCCATCCTGATCGGCGCCGAGACGGTGCGGACGGACAATCCGCGCTTGCTGGTGAACTGCGCCGAACGGCGTTCGGACCGCGTCGCGAGCGGGCGGCCCGAATATCCGGTGAAGGTCACCGTCACCAGGTCCGGCGCACTGGGCCGGGATCTCAAGTTCTGGCACTGCGGTGGCCGGAAACTGGTCTACACAACGGATTCCGGTCAACGGCAACTCGACCTGCGTGACCTGGCCGATGTCGTCTCGCTCGGCGAGTCCGTCGATTTCGGTGCGCTGCTGGACGATCTCGGCGCACGCGGTGTCGACCGCCTGATGGTCGAAGGCGGCGCGAGCATCCACACCGCCTTCCTCGCCGCCGGGCTGGCCGACGAGGTGCGGATGGCGGTCGCGCCGATGCTCATCGGCCAGGCCGCCGCGCCGCGTTTCCTCCAGCCCGCCGCATTCCCCGGCGGGCCCGCGCGCCGGTTCCACCTCGAAGACGTGGTGAAACTCGGCGATGTCGCCGTCCTGCGCTACTTCCCGAAGATCACGAGCGGCTGA
- a CDS encoding sulfatase produces MARVFTVLAGLLVLAVLTAPTRLDQLTPSAFLRVPIEGLIGVVVLLVLPERARRVAAIAGGIALGLLAVVKILDIGFDAVLFRPFDLVLDWPLFGPGVEYVDVTSGRAASIGLVVLALVLAVSLVVALTWSVVRLTGAVVRHRPAALRSVAVLAVVSFTLAVPGVPITSTSAANLVGAHARQVNAGLRDRSEFAAEAAVDAFRDTPSRDLLTALRGKDVIVSFVESYGRVALEHPEMAWQVGQVLDKGTATLRSLGCSSRSAFLTSPVSGGGSWMAQATFLSGLKVDNQQRYQTLVASDRLTLNKAFRRADWRSVGVMPGITRAWPEGQFFGYDRIYPADDLGYRGPRFSYATMPDQYTLSAFQRTERAAPHAPLMATIPLVSSHLPWTPLPHQIGWDQVGDGSVYAPMTTGDDPHDAIYSRDPAVVRADYRKSIEYSLGSLISYVQTYGDDNLVLVFLGDHQPNAMVTGENAGRDVPITIVARDPSVLDRISGWGWTDGLKPAAGAPVWPMNAFRDRFLTAFSPPAPSPPPAH; encoded by the coding sequence GTGGCGCGCGTGTTCACCGTGCTCGCGGGCCTGCTGGTGCTCGCCGTGCTCACCGCGCCGACCCGGCTCGACCAGCTGACGCCGTCCGCATTCCTGCGCGTCCCGATCGAAGGCCTGATCGGCGTGGTGGTCCTGCTGGTGCTCCCCGAGCGCGCCCGGCGTGTCGCCGCGATCGCGGGCGGTATCGCGCTCGGCCTGCTGGCGGTCGTGAAGATCCTGGACATCGGCTTCGACGCGGTCCTGTTCCGCCCGTTCGACCTGGTGCTGGACTGGCCCCTCTTCGGCCCCGGCGTCGAGTACGTCGACGTGACCTCCGGCCGAGCGGCCTCGATCGGCCTGGTGGTGTTGGCGCTGGTGCTGGCCGTCTCGTTGGTGGTGGCGTTGACGTGGTCGGTGGTGCGGCTGACCGGCGCGGTCGTCCGGCATCGTCCGGCGGCGCTGCGCTCGGTCGCGGTGCTGGCCGTCGTGTCGTTCACGCTCGCGGTGCCCGGCGTGCCGATCACGTCCACGAGCGCGGCAAACCTGGTCGGCGCCCACGCCCGGCAGGTCAACGCGGGCCTGCGCGACCGCTCGGAGTTCGCGGCCGAGGCCGCCGTCGACGCCTTCCGCGACACGCCCTCCCGTGATCTTTTGACGGCCTTGCGCGGCAAGGACGTGATCGTCTCGTTCGTCGAAAGCTACGGCCGGGTGGCTTTGGAACATCCCGAGATGGCTTGGCAAGTCGGCCAAGTGCTTGACAAGGGGACTGCTACGCTGCGCTCCTTGGGCTGCTCGTCGCGGAGCGCTTTCCTGACGTCCCCGGTGTCGGGCGGCGGCAGCTGGATGGCACAGGCGACGTTCCTGTCCGGGCTGAAGGTCGACAACCAGCAGCGGTACCAGACCTTGGTGGCCAGCGACCGGCTGACGCTGAACAAGGCTTTCCGGCGCGCGGACTGGCGGTCGGTCGGGGTCATGCCCGGCATCACGCGAGCGTGGCCGGAGGGCCAGTTCTTCGGCTACGACCGGATTTACCCGGCGGACGACCTCGGTTATCGCGGGCCGCGTTTCAGTTACGCCACGATGCCCGACCAGTACACGCTCTCGGCTTTCCAGCGCACCGAGCGCGCTGCCCCGCACGCACCCCTGATGGCGACCATCCCGTTGGTGTCGAGCCATTTGCCGTGGACTCCCCTGCCCCACCAGATCGGCTGGGACCAGGTCGGCGACGGCTCGGTCTACGCCCCGATGACCACCGGCGACGACCCGCACGACGCGATTTATTCACGTGACCCGGCGGTGGTGCGGGCGGACTACCGGAAGTCGATCGAGTACTCGCTCGGGTCGCTGATCTCGTACGTGCAGACTTACGGCGACGACAACCTGGTGCTGGTGTTCCTGGGCGACCACCAGCCCAACGCGATGGTCACCGGCGAGAACGCGGGCCGCGACGTGCCGATCACGATCGTCGCGCGCGATCCGTCGGTCCTGGACCGGATCTCGGGGTGGGGCTGGACGGACGGCCTCAAGCCTGCTGCCGGGGCTCCGGTCTGGCCGATGAACGCTTTCCGGGACCGGTTCCTGACGGCGTTCAGCCCGCCCGCCCCTTCTCCCCCGCCCGCCCATTGA
- a CDS encoding snapalysin family zinc-dependent metalloprotease, which produces MLRRTFAGVLAGAALALPLVAVSATPAAAAPEILATTLTYDDSQAGEFKTQVAAGVNVWNTTVTNVRIVKATPGQRVNIRVVATDGWPQANLGPVRPTGTATVWMGREAVNQGYNVVRIAAHEIGHTLGLPDIKPGPCSSLMSGSTGGVSCQNTKPNATEAARVQRNYQGTAAVSTNAVLTDAA; this is translated from the coding sequence GTGCTTCGACGTACTTTCGCCGGTGTTCTGGCCGGCGCCGCCTTGGCGCTGCCGCTGGTCGCGGTCTCCGCGACCCCCGCCGCCGCGGCACCCGAGATCCTGGCGACCACGCTCACCTACGACGACAGCCAGGCCGGGGAGTTCAAGACCCAGGTCGCGGCGGGCGTCAACGTCTGGAACACCACCGTCACCAACGTCCGCATCGTCAAGGCCACCCCAGGCCAGCGCGTGAACATCCGGGTCGTCGCGACCGACGGCTGGCCGCAGGCCAACCTCGGCCCGGTGCGCCCCACCGGCACGGCGACCGTCTGGATGGGCCGGGAGGCCGTCAACCAGGGCTACAACGTGGTTCGCATCGCGGCCCACGAGATCGGCCACACCCTCGGCCTGCCCGACATCAAGCCTGGCCCCTGCTCGTCGCTGATGTCCGGCTCCACCGGCGGCGTCAGCTGCCAGAACACCAAGCCCAACGCGACCGAAGCCGCCCGCGTCCAGCGCAACTACCAGGGCACCGCCGCCGTCTCGACGAACGCGGTCCTCACGGACGCCGCCTGA
- a CDS encoding DoxX family protein, whose amino-acid sequence MSEAKAAVRVGNVVLWILQVALAAYIIYSGYTLFGDNYVKKFDEIGFGQWLRYVTGVLEIAGGLGLLIPRLCGLAALGLVGVLAGAVGTELFLLAKGGPMLPAILLAAAAVIAWFRRDTIKDLVSRS is encoded by the coding sequence GTGTCTGAGGCAAAAGCCGCCGTCCGCGTCGGCAACGTGGTGTTGTGGATACTGCAGGTGGCGCTCGCCGCTTACATCATCTACAGCGGGTACACGCTGTTCGGCGACAACTACGTGAAGAAGTTCGACGAGATCGGCTTCGGCCAGTGGCTGCGGTACGTCACCGGCGTGCTGGAGATCGCGGGCGGGCTCGGCCTGCTGATCCCGCGCCTGTGCGGGCTCGCCGCGCTGGGGCTGGTCGGTGTGCTGGCGGGCGCGGTCGGCACGGAACTGTTCCTGCTGGCCAAGGGCGGGCCGATGCTGCCCGCGATCCTGCTCGCGGCGGCCGCGGTGATCGCGTGGTTCCGCCGGGACACGATCAAGGACCTGGTCAGCCGCTCGTGA